The genomic region TATTTTTGACGAACTCGATGATTAATTCTTTTAGCGAATTGAAAAAATCTCCCACCTGAATGATAATGAACATTTGTTATTTCTCCCTGAAAATTGGTTTAGGGGATGGGATAATAGGGAATAATAACTAATAATAGTGGCGAAATATTGAACAATATTTAAACAATTCCAATATCCTCTATCCTCATTTATCATTTTGTAGTATACTTAGTATGTAGTGTTTTAGATTATATTAATTATAATCTAATAAAACTTATTTTGTTTCTGGAAGCAATCCTTTTAAAGGAGTGAAACATATGGTAACTTTATTTACATCTCCAAGCTGCACATCTTGTCGGAAAGCAAGAACCTGGCTTGAGGAGCACGATATTCCATTTAAGGAACGAAACATTTTCTCTGAATCTTTGACGATTGATGAAGTCAAGGAGATACTGAGAATGACTGAAAACGGGACAGATGAAATCATCTCTACTCGTTCAAAAGTGTTTCAGGAATTAAATGCAGACTTAGATCAGCTGCCATTGAAGGATTTAATTGATTTAATACAGAAAAATCCTGGACTTCTTCGCCGCCCGATTATTATGGATGAAAAGAGACTCCAGGTAGGGTATAACGAAGATGAAATTCGTCGATTCCTGCCACGAAAAGTACGTTCATTCCAGCTGAAGGAAGCGCAAAGACTTGTCAATTAATTAAAGACCAGGGAAATGATAATAAAAGGTCCGATTCCTTATATTCATATATATGAGAGGCGATCTG from Virgibacillus sp. MSP4-1 harbors:
- the spxA gene encoding transcriptional regulator SpxA; translated protein: MVTLFTSPSCTSCRKARTWLEEHDIPFKERNIFSESLTIDEVKEILRMTENGTDEIISTRSKVFQELNADLDQLPLKDLIDLIQKNPGLLRRPIIMDEKRLQVGYNEDEIRRFLPRKVRSFQLKEAQRLVN